In Lathyrus oleraceus cultivar Zhongwan6 chromosome 2, CAAS_Psat_ZW6_1.0, whole genome shotgun sequence, the DNA window GAATATATTATGATGCACACTTACTCAAGATATGGTTTAACCTCATCATAATTTATCAAGACATGCACATGTGAAGACTTCCATTCCTTATCAGATAGAAAATATTTTCGTGACTTCCCACTTGGTCGACCGCCACTTTGTAGAATGGACATTGTAGGTAGAATGTCATCATTGTCTAAATGAGGTTTGTTACTAAGATTTATGGTTGGCAACAAACGGAAAGAGTTGAAATAATGAGAGCAAAAGTAATTTGTCTCGCGATGTATATAATCACTGCATATGGAACCTTCAACTCTAGCCTTATTTGTCACTGCCCTCTTTGAGACTCCAATAAATCTGCACATTCAATCATTCCACGTTTATTAATTTATGATAAACATGCAATAACTTAATAAAATCAACCACAACAATTACCTTTCGAATGGATACATCCATCGGTACTGTACTGGACCACCTAGAATTGCTTCTTTGGCAAGATGGATTGGAAGATGCTCCATTGAGTCAAAGAAACCTGGTGGAAAAATCCTTTCCAACTTGCATATGATAATTGGAATATTCTCATCCAACTTAATTAAGTCGTCCATCCTCAATGTATTGCAACAAAGATCTTTAAAGAATCGACTTAGCTCAGTTAATGGTTTCCAAACCAAATCTGGCAATGAATGGAATGCAATTGGGAGTAAACATTCCATGAAAACATGACAATCATGGCTCTTCATCCCATGCACCGTACCCTTTTCTACATTGGCACACCTACTGAGGTTTGAAGCATAGCCATCTGGCATTCTCAATTCCTTAAGCCATTTACAAACCAACTTGGCTTCAGATTTGGTTAGAGTGTAACTAGCCTTTGGTTTACCATTCTTTCCGTTTTCTAAGGGTTGGAGCTCCAAGTCCCCGCGAAAGCATAATTTAGCCAAGTCTTCTCTTGCCTTTTCATTATCCTTTGTTTTATCCTTAACATTCATGACAGTATTAAATATATTATCGAAGACGTTTTTTTCTATGTGCATCACATCGAGGTTATGCCTTAACAAATTATCCTTCCAATATGGGAGATCCCAAAAAATACTTCGCTTTTTCCAATTGTGATCCACTCCATACCCTTCGAATTCTTTCCATTTCGCCTCCCATCCAATTTCAGTAACTTTTGGAAAATTACTTATTACCGCCCATATATCTTTCCCTGTGGAAATGGGAGGTGGCTCATTGGTCACAACCCTATTTTTTAGGAAACTTCTTTTACTCCTTCTGAAGGAGTGATTAGATGGCAAGAAACGACGATGACAGTCAAACCAGGAATTCTTATGGCCACTTTTCAAGGTGAAAGCATCAGTGTGTTCCATacaatgagggcatgccaatTTACCTTGTGTTCCCCATCCAGATAACATACCATAggctggaaaatcattaattgtcCACATCAAGCAGGCTTTCATGATGAAGTTTTGTTTTGTAGATATATCATAGGTCAATATTCCATTGGACCACAATCGATGTAGATCATCAATCAATGGTTGCAAGTAGACATCTATCTTTAATTTAGGGTTTTTAGGTCCGGGTATGAGGCATGCCAAAAACAAGTATGGTTTGGTCATGCACATTTCAGGGGGGAGATTATACGGAGTAACTATTATTGGCCAACATGAGTATGGAGAAGCAGACGCTTGAATGTAAGGAGTAAAACCATCTGAACACAGACCCAACCTTACATTTCTGGGTTCCCTAGAAAAGTCAGGATATACACTATCAAAATGTTTCCATGCTTTTCCATCTGACGGGTGGCGAAGGATGTTGGAACTATTTTTGTTCATGTGATGCCATCTCATTTCACTTGCCGACTCAGTTGATGCATACAATCTTTGTAATCTGGGAATGATTGGGAAGTAGAACATTCTCTTCACTGGGATATCTTTGTACTTTCCCATGCCAGTCTTGCGAGGAATGAACCTAGGAGCATTACAAAATTTGCACTCTGATAGATTGCTATCATCCTTGTAATATAACATACAACCATTCTTACAACAATCAATCTTCTCAACCTTTAGCCCTAACTTAGATACCAACTGTGTTGCTTGGTAATAGTTATCGGGCAAGCATTTTTGAACTGGACATACACTTTTAAGCATTTGTGCAACAAAATCTAAACCTTTTTGTGGTACATGCCAATTAGACCTAATTTCAAGAAGTTGAGTAGATATTGATAATATTGATTGGGTAGCTCCCTCATAAATGGGCTTGTTGAAAGATATCAACTTGTCATAAAATCGTTTGGCATCTTCGTTGGGAAACTCATCCTCCGTATATTCCTCAACTTCTATGTTATCATTCACGTGAGAGAATACTCCATAAGGCCTAAAAGCATCATACACCATCTGATTCATTGCCTCAATTTGGTCATCATGATGCACATGCTCACTACTATTTGAATCATTCCTTGTATTAACATTGAGCTCTACTTCTCCATGTTGAGTCCAAATCCAATAGTCTGGTTGAAATCCATCTCGATACAAGTGAAGTCTAACATTAGTTGGTGTTCTTATCTTGAGACACTTGCAATTTATACACGGACACCTTATCCCTCCCTCAGATTTACAAATAGGTTGTTTCAAAGCCCTCTTTACGAAGTCTTTAACCCCGCGAACATACTCTTCTTTCAATCCGTGTCTATTGGAATATACTCTGTCGTACATCCAAGTACGATCCATTTTCTATAAGGCAAACAATTAACTCGTCAACCACTGAAAATTAAAACATATATTAGACAAAAATGAATGGCTGATAAGTTCCTAATGGGTATTAGGAGAAAATCAGATAACTTCCTAATGGGTATTAGGAGAGAATAGAATACATGCATTCCAAGggatttttattttattttcagtgGTTCAAAAATTAAACATGACGAACATACCAAATTTTAATACTATTGTACATTATTATTTCAGACCGTAAACAAAATTGCTGCACAGATTTATAAATTTATTAAACTGCTGTATATTTTAACAAATCCAATAAGCTATTGTACTCACTTCCTGAAATCTAACTAAAACAATGTAAGCCTTAATTCTTAGTTTATTTTTTAATGTAAACCGAACCAAAACTACATGTTAATGGAAATAACTAACAACTTGCAGTATGTAGTCACTATATAGACTGTCATGTACAGTAGTACCAAATTATTACCATGCCAACACAAATCAACATACAAACCAAAACAAAACTTCTACCTACAAACATACGCAACCAAAACGCATAAGCTAGCCGATACACAAAGCAACCGCCTCGAAACCAGAAAAAAAAACACAACACTGGGACAGTGATCACAACAACAGAATAGAACTTAAttcgaaatataaacaaaatcTATGCGAATCAAATGCCACAAAGGTGAAAGGTTATATCCCGATGCTAGAATTTCATTTACAACATAACCAATTCGCAATCCAAGGGAAACCGAAAAGAGAAAAACACAACATAGCCAATGCGTGTTCGAAATCAAAATAAAGTTCAAAAATTTGTAGGGTTCACAATTCCACGAATTCGCGATATAGGGTTCGAAGAGGTTAGAATGGTGATTTATGTTAGAACGTTCGAAGAAGCCGCAAAGTTATGAGAGAGTGAGGTTATAGTCATTTTTCAATTCTGTTTTCCTAACTAATTAACTCTCACAATTTTCACTTAACCGAAATTTAACAAACATTAACAGTCATAACAGAATTCAAAACAACCTACTAACTGATAGCAGACTTAACTCAAGTAAGAAATCTAATAGAAACTTAACTCCATCCTAACAGAAATTCAGTAATCACCAAACAGTTCGCTAATAGCAGTCCACAATAAAAGCATATCATGGTTTCATTTAAGTCATAACAACTCAACATTAACATTAACAGAAGCAAACTATTAGACTTTCAACAATAGTTCACAGTTGACATTACTAATAAGTAATAACACATTCAACTAATTAATTTCCTAACACTTAATTAGCTAAGAAGTTCATAACATAAACTGTGCAGCAATTTTGTTTCTGTTAGAGGTTATTAGTTAGTTAGGATCTGTTATGAGAAGTTATAAAATCTGTTAGAGGTGAATTTGGTGAGTGAAATGTTTAACTCAAATTCTGTTTTGAAATTAAATTCCATTGTAAATTCAATTAGTTTAGAAATT includes these proteins:
- the LOC127122704 gene encoding uncharacterized protein LOC127122704; translation: MDRTWMYDRVYSNRHGLKEEYVRGVKDFVKRALKQPICKSEGGIRCPCINCKCLKIRTPTNVRLHLYRDGFQPDYWIWTQHGEVELNVNTRNDSNSSEHVHHDDQIEAMNQMVYDAFRPYGVFSHVNDNIEVEEYTEDEFPNEDAKRFYDKLISFNKPIYEGATQSILSISTQLLEIRSNWHVPQKGLDFVAQMLKSVCPVQKCLPDNYYQATQLVSKLGLKVEKIDCCKNGCMLYYKDDSNLSECKFCNAPRFIPRKTGMGKYKDIPVKRMFYFPIIPRLQRLYASTESASEMRWHHMNKNSSNILRHPSDGKAWKHFDSVYPDFSREPRNVRLGLCSDGFTPYIQASASPYSCWPIIVTPYNLPPEMCMTKPYLFLACLIPGPKNPKLKIDVYLQPLIDDLHRLWSNGILTYDISTKQNFIMKACLMWTINDFPAYGMLSGWGTQGKLACPHCMEHTDAFTLKSGHKNSWFDCHRRFLPSNHSFRRSKRSFLKNRVVTNEPPPISTGKDIWAVISNFPKVTEIGWEAKWKEFEGYGVDHNWKKRSIFWDLPYWKDNLLRHNLDVMHIEKNVFDNIFNTVMNVKDKTKDNEKAREDLAKLCFRGDLELQPLENGKNGKPKASYTLTKSEAKLVCKWLKELRMPDGYASNLSRCANVEKGTVHGMKSHDCHVFMECLLPIAFHSLPDLVWKPLTELSRFFKDLCCNTLRMDDLIKLDENIPIIICKLERIFPPGFFDSMEHLPIHLAKEAILGGPVQYRWMYPFERFIGVSKRAVTNKARVEGSICSDYIHRETNYFCSHYFNSFRLLPTINLSNKPHLDNDDILPTMSILQSGGRPSGKSRKYFLSDKEWKSSHVHVLINYDEVKPYLDIFLENHSLDIEDSSGRIHIEFPIWLKKYVNKETNGVTNQDIIALSRSPASMAISWNMYFINGYKFHTEEWSKGRKTSNCGVHVKGLAEGGNTDFYGIIKHIFELDYFGLKHKIPVFYCEWFDPTRNTGTKVHPQYKTVDIKMDKRYRPYDPFILAQNARQVYYVPYPKMCRDMRGWCAAITTKPRGRVEIDNIEDEVPYQSDGMLPALPNVEIEAISCLRDMSQLDVFEEIFDCSTSEADRGH